Part of the Methylophaga nitratireducenticrescens genome is shown below.
TCATCGCTGCCGGTTGCGTCTTGCCAGAATATAAATAGCTCTTGTTCATTTGCATAAAAGCGTGGGGTAAACACCGGCGATAAAATGGCGTGAAATTCACAGATGATTTCTATCGCCTGACGCAGATTACTGACCAGCTGTAATGCCTGACTCGCGGCACCGAAACAGCCCGGCCATAAGCGTTGCCCATATAAAAAACTGGTGTCATCCGCGTTGACGAGTTTGCGGCAATTACTGATTAAGGTGAGGTATTGATCTGGACTGATGCGTTTTTCAGCCAGTCTGAAATCTTCGAGTTGGATACGGGTGCTTCTCAACAGTTGCCGACTATCCACCTCACGTGACAAGGCAAACTCCACCAGCACAGCCGGTTGATGATGTGTCGCAATGCACGCCGTGTCTATTTCATAACCAAGCGTTTTGATCAGCGGTGTCATTTGCTTAAATGGCGTTTGACGGTTGTTGTCTGGTTTTGCTGATCTCAAGATTCAGACGTTTAATCAGCGAGTCAGAATCATCAGTTCTTGCCATGGTGGTGACCACAGTGGCTGAAAGAAATACCCGTTGATGATGTTCTCTGGTTCGGTAGGCAAAGCTGGCGACAGCATTTTGTAAATCCATGCTCATCTGCTGCGCTTCGTTTTCAGAGGTATTGTGTAACAACACCACAAAGCGATCACCCGCTAAACGGCAAATCAGGTCTTCATCTCGCAGGTTTAGCAGCAATAACTGACAAATCAGCTGCAAAATGTGATCACTTTCTTCTGCGCCATAGCGTCGGTTGATCATATTAAAGTTATCCAGATCAACGGCAATTAGGGCAAGCGGTTGCTGGAGTTTTTTACTTTCAGCCAATGAGAGTTTTAATTGTTTCTTTAAATATGCCGCACCACCCACTGGAATCAATTTGTCGAATAAACGGTGCTCACGAAAATAACGTTCACGTTTTACCATTTGTGCACTGATGGCGATTTCTTCCTGATGCCAGTGATAGATACCAATACTCAGCAGCACTAATGCGATAGGGATAGGTAAGCTTTCTAACCAGTTATGCCAGATAAGTGTCGATGGCATTCGGATAAATTCATCCGCCACATCCATTGACCATGAAAACACAATGGCACATAAACCGAGTGCCAGTAATTGGGTCACTCTGCCTGCCGGTCGACTGCGTAATAACAACGCCAACCAGAATAAGGCAAGAATGACCATTCCCCCTTCTGAAAAGACATCCAGCCAGCTAATTTCAACGGTAGGTTTCAGGTCTCCCCACACACTGATAATTAGTAAACCAATGCCAATC
Proteins encoded:
- a CDS encoding GGDEF domain-containing protein, with amino-acid sequence MKKRAFLQTYYSYGLAIAIGIGLLIISVWGDLKPTVEISWLDVFSEGGMVILALFWLALLLRSRPAGRVTQLLALGLCAIVFSWSMDVADEFIRMPSTLIWHNWLESLPIPIALVLLSIGIYHWHQEEIAISAQMVKRERYFREHRLFDKLIPVGGAAYLKKQLKLSLAESKKLQQPLALIAVDLDNFNMINRRYGAEESDHILQLICQLLLLNLRDEDLICRLAGDRFVVLLHNTSENEAQQMSMDLQNAVASFAYRTREHHQRVFLSATVVTTMARTDDSDSLIKRLNLEISKTRQQPSNAI